One genomic segment of Rhizobium viscosum includes these proteins:
- the otnI gene encoding 2-oxo-tetronate isomerase: MPKFSANLSFLYQDLAFLDRFAAAAKDGFGALEYLGPYAEPKEKVADALQANGLKQALFNVPSGDWAGGERGIACLPDRIEEFRSGISLALDYAKALACPQVNVISGLVPKGADLATLEKVLVENLKYAAERAADAGVKLLIEPINLRDIPGFFLSNTDHAERILEKVGSDNLYIQYDFYHMQIMQGDLIPTFTRLKDRIAHVQIADNPGRNEPGTGEINYGFILSELDRLGYDGWVGCEYKPKAGTSEGLGWMKPYRK; encoded by the coding sequence GTGCCGAAATTTTCCGCCAATCTTTCTTTCCTCTATCAGGATCTTGCCTTTCTGGACCGCTTCGCCGCTGCCGCGAAGGACGGCTTCGGCGCGCTCGAATATCTTGGCCCCTATGCCGAACCGAAGGAAAAGGTCGCCGATGCTCTCCAGGCAAACGGCCTGAAGCAGGCGCTCTTCAACGTGCCCTCGGGAGATTGGGCCGGCGGCGAGCGCGGTATCGCCTGCCTGCCGGATCGCATCGAGGAGTTCCGGAGCGGCATCTCGCTGGCGCTCGATTACGCCAAGGCGCTCGCCTGCCCGCAAGTCAACGTCATCTCCGGCCTCGTGCCGAAGGGAGCCGATCTCGCAACGCTGGAAAAGGTGCTGGTCGAAAACCTGAAATATGCCGCCGAGCGCGCGGCCGACGCCGGCGTGAAGCTGCTGATCGAGCCGATCAATCTGCGCGATATTCCCGGCTTCTTCCTGTCGAACACCGACCACGCCGAGCGCATCCTCGAAAAGGTCGGCTCCGACAATCTCTACATCCAGTATGATTTCTACCACATGCAGATCATGCAGGGCGACCTGATCCCGACCTTCACAAGGCTGAAGGACAGGATCGCCCATGTGCAGATCGCCGACAATCCCGGCCGCAACGAGCCCGGCACGGGCGAGATCAACTACGGCTTCATCCTCTCCGAACTCGACCGCCTCGGCTACGACGGCTGGGTCGGCTGCGAATACAAGCCGAAGGCCGGCACCAGCGAAGGCCTCGGCTGGATGAAACCCTACCGGAAGTGA
- a CDS encoding ABC transporter ATP-binding protein produces MTDLPDDVVLSVENLSIDFRLRTHILHAVENVSFQLKRGQTLCLVGESGSGKSVTARSLLQIVDKPGTIVGGRILLRNGSEITDIATLEPGSRAMREIRGRRIGLIFQEPMSSLSPVHTIGSQIIEAIRLHSNLDKKAARARMVELLRQVEIPNPDKMADRYTFEFSGGMRQRAMIAMALSGNPDILIADEPTTALDVTTQAEILDLIKRLQVDRGMAMLLITHDMGVVAEVADEVAVMRFGHIVERGPVDAIYHAATHPYTRQLLASTVKLTHHVEGRLPAAIALSSQAPQPILSIRNLSKTFGWHGNANTLRAVDDANFDLYPGENLGIVGESGSGKTTLGRLILRTVEPTTGSVLYRGRDGGETDVTKLGKKELRNFHREVRLVFQDPFASLNPRMTVKEVIGDPLIVNGLAKGKALEDRVAELMRLVGLDPMGMERYPHAFSGGQRQRIGIARALALDPRIIIADEATSALDVSIRSQILDLLLDIRQRLNLSFIFISHDISVVRYFCDRVAVMHRGKIVELGEAEQICTAPQEAYTKSLISAVPNPDPRDKRMLHRHRFIAPANA; encoded by the coding sequence ATGACCGATCTTCCTGATGACGTCGTTCTCTCGGTTGAAAACCTCTCGATCGATTTCCGGCTGCGCACGCATATCCTGCATGCCGTAGAGAATGTGAGCTTCCAGCTCAAGCGCGGCCAGACGCTCTGCCTCGTCGGTGAAAGCGGCTCCGGCAAGAGCGTGACGGCCCGCTCGCTGCTGCAGATCGTCGACAAGCCCGGCACCATCGTCGGCGGCCGCATCCTGCTGCGCAACGGCAGCGAGATCACCGATATTGCTACGCTCGAACCCGGCAGCCGCGCCATGCGCGAGATCCGCGGCCGGCGCATCGGCCTGATCTTCCAGGAGCCGATGAGTTCGCTCTCGCCGGTCCACACCATCGGCTCGCAGATCATCGAGGCGATCCGCCTGCACAGCAATCTCGACAAGAAGGCGGCGCGCGCCCGCATGGTCGAATTGCTGCGTCAGGTGGAAATCCCCAATCCCGACAAGATGGCCGACCGCTACACGTTCGAATTTTCGGGTGGCATGCGCCAGCGCGCCATGATTGCCATGGCACTATCAGGCAATCCGGATATCCTGATCGCCGACGAGCCGACGACCGCTCTCGACGTGACGACACAGGCTGAAATCCTCGACCTCATCAAGCGCTTGCAGGTCGATCGCGGCATGGCGATGCTGCTCATCACCCATGACATGGGCGTCGTCGCGGAAGTGGCTGATGAGGTCGCCGTCATGCGCTTTGGCCATATCGTCGAGCGGGGTCCCGTCGATGCGATCTATCATGCCGCGACCCATCCCTATACGCGCCAGTTGCTGGCTTCGACGGTGAAGCTCACACATCACGTCGAAGGCAGATTGCCGGCGGCCATCGCGCTATCTTCGCAAGCACCGCAGCCGATCCTCTCGATTCGCAATCTCAGCAAGACCTTCGGCTGGCATGGCAATGCCAATACGCTGCGCGCCGTAGATGACGCCAATTTTGACCTCTATCCCGGTGAAAACCTCGGCATCGTCGGCGAAAGCGGTTCCGGCAAGACGACGCTTGGCCGTCTGATCCTGCGCACCGTCGAGCCGACGACCGGCAGCGTCCTCTATCGAGGCAGGGATGGCGGTGAGACCGATGTCACCAAGCTCGGCAAGAAAGAACTTCGCAACTTCCATCGCGAAGTCCGCCTCGTCTTCCAGGATCCCTTCGCCTCATTGAACCCGCGCATGACCGTCAAGGAAGTGATTGGCGATCCGCTCATCGTCAACGGCCTTGCCAAGGGCAAGGCGCTTGAAGATCGCGTCGCCGAACTGATGCGCCTCGTCGGCCTCGATCCGATGGGAATGGAGCGCTATCCGCACGCCTTCTCAGGCGGCCAGCGTCAGCGCATCGGGATTGCCCGTGCGCTTGCGCTGGACCCACGCATCATCATCGCCGATGAGGCAACCTCGGCGCTCGACGTATCCATCCGCAGCCAGATCCTTGATCTGCTGCTCGATATCCGCCAGCGGCTGAACCTGAGCTTCATCTTCATCTCCCACGATATTTCCGTGGTACGCTACTTCTGTGACCGCGTCGCCGTCATGCATCGAGGCAAGATCGTCGAACTTGGCGAGGCCGAGCAGATCTGCACCGCGCCACAGGAAGCCTATACGAAGAGCCTCATTTCCGCCGTTCCCAATCCCGATCCCCGCGACAAGCGCATGCTGCACCGGCATCGTTTCATCGCTCCCGCCAATGCCTGA
- a CDS encoding 2-hydroxy-3-oxopropionate reductase: MNIGFIGLGVMGRPMAEHLIDAGHTLHLSRVKEASQHLVTKGGKAAHSAKAVAQASDIIILMLPDTPDVEAVLFGEDGVASGLSAGKLVIDMSSISPVATKGFAKRIEALGCDYLDAPVSGGEVGAKAASLTIMIGGKEAAFERARPLFEKMGKNITLVGGVGDGQTAKVANQIIVGLTIEAVSEALLFAKRAGADPAKVRAALMGGFAASRILEVHGERMVKETFDPGFRIRLHRKDMTLAVDAARALDLSLPNTAATQQLMNAAVANGDGERDHSALIRTLELLAGGPR; encoded by the coding sequence ATGAATATCGGTTTTATCGGACTGGGCGTCATGGGTCGCCCGATGGCGGAACACCTGATCGATGCAGGCCATACCCTGCATCTGAGCCGCGTGAAGGAAGCCTCCCAGCACCTCGTCACCAAGGGCGGCAAGGCTGCTCATAGCGCCAAGGCTGTCGCGCAAGCCTCCGACATCATCATCCTGATGCTGCCGGATACGCCTGACGTCGAAGCCGTTCTCTTCGGCGAAGACGGCGTGGCCTCGGGCCTGTCCGCCGGCAAGCTGGTCATCGACATGAGCTCGATTTCCCCCGTCGCCACAAAGGGTTTTGCCAAGCGGATCGAAGCGCTCGGCTGCGACTATCTCGATGCACCTGTTTCCGGCGGCGAGGTCGGCGCCAAGGCCGCCTCGCTGACGATCATGATCGGCGGCAAGGAAGCGGCCTTCGAGCGCGCCAGGCCGCTCTTCGAGAAGATGGGCAAGAACATCACGCTGGTCGGCGGTGTCGGCGACGGCCAGACGGCCAAGGTCGCAAACCAGATCATCGTCGGGCTGACCATTGAAGCCGTCTCCGAAGCACTGCTCTTTGCCAAACGCGCCGGCGCCGATCCGGCCAAGGTGCGTGCCGCCCTGATGGGCGGCTTTGCGGCCTCGCGCATTCTGGAAGTCCATGGCGAACGCATGGTCAAGGAAACCTTCGACCCCGGCTTCCGCATCCGCCTGCACCGTAAGGACATGACGCTTGCCGTCGATGCCGCGCGCGCGCTCGATCTCTCGCTGCCGAACACGGCCGCGACCCAGCAGCTCATGAATGCCGCTGTTGCCAATGGCGACGGTGAACGCGACCATTCCGCCCTTATTCGCACGCTCGAGCTCCTCGCCGGAGGGCCGCGCTAG
- a CDS encoding ABC transporter ATP-binding protein — MSALSVSDLSVTFQGSGKGFTAVRGVSFKVAAGETFGLIGPSGCGKTTVLRAVAGLNTHWQGSITVFDEALQPGHKITGALRSNIQMVFQDPYSSLHPRHRISRILGEPLALRGMRNVEDEVSIALDQVGLPATAAVRYPHQLSGGQRQRVAIARALLLKPKLLLLDEPTSALDVSVQAEILNLLNDLKASHGMTFVLVSHDPGVVAHMCDRAVLMRAGRVETELDRAALSQGGWVEQLAVR, encoded by the coding sequence ATGAGTGCGCTCTCCGTTTCGGATCTTTCCGTGACCTTCCAGGGCAGCGGCAAGGGTTTTACCGCCGTGCGCGGTGTCAGCTTCAAGGTCGCGGCGGGCGAGACATTCGGACTGATCGGCCCTTCCGGCTGCGGCAAGACGACGGTGCTGCGTGCCGTTGCCGGGCTCAACACCCATTGGCAAGGCTCCATCACCGTCTTCGACGAGGCGCTGCAGCCGGGGCATAAAATCACCGGCGCGTTGCGATCCAATATCCAGATGGTGTTCCAGGATCCCTATTCCTCGCTGCATCCGCGCCACCGCATCTCCCGCATTCTCGGTGAGCCGTTGGCGTTGCGGGGCATGCGCAATGTCGAGGACGAGGTGAGTATTGCGCTCGATCAGGTCGGCTTGCCGGCTACTGCGGCCGTGCGTTATCCGCACCAGCTTTCCGGCGGGCAGCGGCAACGCGTGGCGATTGCCCGTGCGCTGCTTCTGAAGCCAAAGCTGCTGCTACTCGACGAGCCCACTTCGGCGCTCGATGTCTCGGTGCAGGCCGAAATCCTGAACCTGCTGAACGACCTCAAGGCCTCGCATGGGATGACCTTCGTGCTTGTCAGCCACGATCCTGGCGTCGTCGCGCATATGTGCGACCGGGCTGTGCTGATGCGGGCCGGTCGCGTCGAAACCGAACTCGACCGCGCCGCGCTTTCGCAAGGCGGCTGGGTCGAGCAGCTTGCCGTTCGCTAG
- a CDS encoding beta-galactosidase, with the protein MLRNDIQFPFGAVYFRKSNPPRDDWERDYTTAGEDGLNIFRHWFMWSAIEVAPGVYDWEEYDRQLDLAAKNGIKTVIAELIHAVPDWAVRKYADALQVNADGTKLGSYMGVSAATGGFSNNGGGAGALTLNCPEVKEAAGKFLTALATRYKDHPAIYGYDVWNEVNYSADVDYSSYAKAAFRKWLEKKYGSLKVLAKAWHRYSYAEWDDVEPPVHMAPYPECIDWLQFKRDNFYDQMQWRIDTIRAVDQKNVIAAHGISGAIPNMAANGCDDWLAASKVEIYGFTWIQARKGTEPWKTWYGVDINRAAARGKPFWHAERQGGPLWLQPQVISRDKEDGRVAEPEDIRIWSMTSFAGGARGVLNLRWRPLLDGPLFGAFGAYGMDGSRTPRSDMQSAMAKWANDPAQKTLWDAKPVRGEVGILVVPETQEWDYLLNYDRKEKPYPEAMWGAYRAFLAQGLQPDWVHIEDIDAYDFLYFPYPIMFTAAQASRLKAWVKKGGTLIAEACPGYFGDRGHVGQAQPNMGLDEVFGAREEEVEFMPDIGDRIHFKFDDMAVDGGGLLQSYRLTGGTGRGTFDGGRLAVVENRFGKGRTLLIGTNPSVAFYRTDGKANAAFFAELVKWSGRTRHASLSNDALFARIHKGENGSFLWLVNPTRKAQTTTVTLADRKLSGGRLAWPVNHAYDASRIEVPARDVLILPIA; encoded by the coding sequence ATGCTCAGAAACGATATCCAATTCCCGTTCGGCGCCGTCTATTTCCGCAAGTCCAATCCGCCGCGCGACGATTGGGAGCGTGACTACACGACCGCCGGCGAAGACGGCCTCAACATCTTCCGCCACTGGTTCATGTGGAGCGCGATCGAAGTGGCCCCCGGTGTCTACGACTGGGAGGAATATGACCGACAGCTCGATCTCGCCGCCAAGAACGGCATCAAGACGGTCATCGCCGAACTCATCCATGCCGTACCGGACTGGGCGGTGCGCAAATATGCCGATGCGCTGCAGGTCAATGCCGACGGCACCAAGCTCGGCTCCTACATGGGCGTCTCGGCCGCAACGGGCGGCTTTTCCAACAATGGTGGCGGCGCTGGCGCACTGACGCTGAACTGCCCGGAAGTGAAGGAAGCCGCCGGTAAATTCCTGACCGCACTTGCCACCCGCTACAAGGATCATCCGGCGATCTACGGCTATGACGTCTGGAACGAGGTCAACTATTCCGCCGACGTCGATTACAGCAGCTATGCCAAGGCCGCCTTCCGCAAATGGCTGGAAAAGAAATACGGCAGCCTGAAAGTGCTCGCCAAGGCCTGGCACCGCTACAGCTATGCCGAATGGGACGATGTCGAGCCGCCGGTCCATATGGCGCCTTACCCTGAATGCATCGACTGGCTGCAGTTCAAGCGCGACAACTTCTACGACCAGATGCAGTGGCGCATCGACACCATCCGCGCCGTCGATCAGAAGAACGTCATCGCCGCCCACGGCATTTCCGGCGCGATCCCCAATATGGCGGCCAATGGCTGCGACGACTGGCTCGCCGCCTCCAAGGTGGAAATCTACGGCTTCACCTGGATCCAGGCCCGCAAGGGCACGGAGCCGTGGAAGACCTGGTACGGTGTCGATATCAACCGCGCCGCCGCCCGCGGCAAACCCTTCTGGCATGCGGAGCGCCAGGGCGGCCCGCTCTGGCTGCAGCCGCAGGTAATCAGCCGCGACAAGGAAGATGGCCGTGTCGCTGAACCCGAGGACATCCGCATCTGGAGCATGACCTCCTTTGCCGGCGGGGCGCGCGGCGTCCTCAATCTGCGCTGGCGCCCGCTGCTCGACGGCCCGCTCTTCGGCGCCTTCGGCGCCTATGGCATGGATGGCAGCCGCACGCCACGCTCCGACATGCAGAGCGCCATGGCGAAATGGGCGAATGATCCAGCGCAAAAGACGCTCTGGGACGCAAAGCCTGTTCGTGGCGAGGTCGGCATTCTGGTTGTCCCGGAAACACAGGAATGGGATTACCTGCTGAACTACGATCGCAAGGAAAAGCCTTATCCGGAAGCCATGTGGGGCGCCTACCGTGCCTTCCTCGCACAGGGCCTGCAGCCGGATTGGGTGCATATCGAGGATATTGACGCCTACGACTTCCTCTATTTCCCCTACCCGATCATGTTTACTGCCGCGCAGGCGTCGCGTCTGAAGGCCTGGGTGAAAAAGGGCGGCACGCTGATTGCGGAAGCTTGCCCCGGCTATTTCGGCGACCGCGGCCATGTCGGCCAGGCGCAGCCGAATATGGGGCTCGATGAGGTCTTCGGTGCACGCGAGGAAGAAGTGGAATTCATGCCGGATATCGGCGACCGCATCCACTTCAAGTTCGACGACATGGCCGTCGATGGCGGTGGCCTCCTACAGTCCTATCGCCTGACCGGCGGCACCGGCCGCGGCACGTTTGACGGCGGGCGTCTCGCCGTCGTCGAAAACCGCTTTGGCAAGGGCCGCACCCTGCTAATCGGCACCAACCCCTCTGTCGCCTTCTACCGCACCGACGGCAAGGCGAATGCCGCCTTCTTCGCCGAACTGGTGAAATGGAGCGGCAGGACGCGCCACGCGAGCCTGTCCAACGACGCGCTCTTCGCCCGCATCCACAAGGGCGAAAACGGAAGCTTCCTCTGGTTGGTCAACCCGACACGCAAGGCGCAGACGACGACGGTCACGCTCGCCGATAGGAAGCTGTCAGGCGGCAGACTCGCCTGGCCGGTGAACCATGCCTACGATGCCAGCCGCATCGAAGTGCCAGCTCGCGACGTGCTGATCCTGCCAATCGCCTGA
- a CDS encoding ATP-binding cassette domain-containing protein, producing MTEPLLSAEDLSIAFPSEAGPVRVVDGMSFSVGREVLALVGESGSGKSMTGRAIMGLLPRRAEVRAKRLAFDGQELTTLSASGWNRLRGSGLGLILQDPKYSLNPAHKVGRQVEEALLLHTKLSAAERREQALDMLEKVGLPDPQRVYSSYPAALSGGMGQRVMIAAMLINRPKLLIADEPTSALDRGLRDQILTLLRSLTEELGMGLLLISHDLQQVSRYANRVMVMRQGKIEEQMASADLANARSDYTRALWAARPSAATYGTRLPVYGGEA from the coding sequence ATGACTGAGCCGCTGCTTTCCGCCGAGGATCTGTCGATCGCCTTTCCATCGGAGGCGGGGCCGGTGCGCGTCGTCGATGGTATGTCTTTCTCGGTCGGCCGCGAGGTTCTTGCATTGGTCGGCGAATCCGGCTCCGGCAAGTCGATGACCGGTCGGGCGATCATGGGGCTGCTACCGCGTCGGGCGGAGGTGCGAGCAAAGCGTCTTGCCTTCGATGGCCAGGAACTGACGACGCTGTCCGCATCCGGCTGGAACAGGCTGCGCGGCAGTGGCCTGGGACTGATCCTGCAGGATCCGAAATATTCGCTAAACCCTGCCCATAAGGTTGGCCGACAGGTGGAAGAAGCATTGCTTTTACACACCAAGCTTTCTGCTGCCGAACGGCGCGAGCAGGCGCTCGATATGCTGGAGAAGGTCGGCCTGCCCGATCCGCAGCGCGTCTATTCGAGTTATCCTGCTGCCCTCTCGGGCGGCATGGGCCAACGCGTGATGATCGCGGCCATGCTGATCAACCGACCGAAGCTGCTGATCGCAGACGAGCCGACTTCGGCGCTGGATCGCGGATTGCGGGACCAGATCCTGACGTTGCTGCGATCGCTTACGGAAGAACTCGGCATGGGGCTGCTTCTCATCAGCCACGATCTGCAGCAGGTCTCGCGTTATGCCAACCGCGTCATGGTCATGCGCCAAGGCAAGATCGAAGAGCAGATGGCGTCGGCCGATCTTGCCAATGCCAGATCGGATTACACGCGGGCGCTCTGGGCAGCACGGCCTTCGGCGGCGACTTATGGGACACGGTTGCCGGTTTATGGAGGCGAGGCATGA